Proteins found in one Magnolia sinica isolate HGM2019 chromosome 5, MsV1, whole genome shotgun sequence genomic segment:
- the LOC131245317 gene encoding pentatricopeptide repeat-containing protein At1g06270: MSPPTSLYKTLFLSLPNTRRFNSIPSSPTTQTLQDSIRTAIETKNFHQILHLLSSSKCPKPPHKIPENPFSFLSSFPQPLQTQIIDEILQSFIPLRPRSLPFPAYSLLLSYTLQKSPISLPLSLAVLQSTLRSGCPPALQTRLSLSVAWLDCRRSGHRKSVAQILSEVRAIGYSPDRTTCNYLLSSLCAVDELAEAVAILRDMRGAGCEPDSESYGAVIAAACEARRTDAAAELVREMVAELRLTPRQGTVVRIVAAMRANREVLRAAEMVEFLEREGCGVGFQSHEMVVEGCLERKEFVAAGKAVMEMAGRGFIPYIHVRQKVVEGLTVIGERDLASAVRRKLAELSS, from the coding sequence ATGTCCCCACCAACGTCGCTCTACAAAaccctttttctttctcttccaaACACCCGCCGTTTCAATTCCATTCCTTCCTCTCCAACCACCCAAACACTCCAAGACTCCATCAGAACAGCAATCGAAACCAAGAACTTCCATCAGATTCTCCACCTCCTCTCTTCCTCAAAATGCCCAAAACCCCCTCACAAAATTCCAGAAAACCccttctccttcctctcttctttcccacAACCCCTCCAAACCCAAATCATCGACGAAATCCTCCAATCTTTCATCCCTCTCCGCCCCCGCTCTCTCCCTTTTCCTGCctactctctccttctctcctatACCCTCCAGAAATCCCCAATTTCCCTCCCTCTATCCCTTGCTGTCCTCCAATCAACCCTCCGATCTGGCTGCCCTCCCGCCCTGCAGACCCGCCTCTCCCTCTCCGTCGCCTGGCTCGACTGCCGTCGCAGCGGGCACCGCAAATCCGTCGCTCAGATTCTCTCCGAGGTGCGCGCAATTGGCTACTCTCCCGACCGCACCACCTGCAATTACCTGCTGTCGTCGCTCTGCGCGGTCGACGAGCTGGCCGAGGCGGTGGCGATCCTCAGGGATATGCGCGGTGCCGGGTGCGAGCCCGACTCGGAGAGCTACGGGGCGGTGATCGCCGCAGCATGCGAGGCGAGGCGGACGGACGCGGCGGCTGAGCTGGTGAGGGAGATGGTGGCGGAGCTAAGGCTGACGCCGAGGCAGGGGACGGTGGTGCGCATCGTGGCAGCGATGCGAGCGAATCGGGAGGTTCTGCGGGCCGCGGAGATGGTGGAATTCTTAGAGAGGGAGGGATGCGGGGTGGGATTCCAGAGCCATGAAATGGTTGTGGAAGGGTGTTTGGAGAGGAAGGAGTTTGTGGCTGCCGGGAAGGCGGTGATGGAAATGGCGGGGAGGGGATTTATACCATATATCCATGTGAGGCAGAAGGTGGTGGAGGGTCTTACTGTGATCGGGGAGAGGGATCTTGCAAGTGCTGTGAGGCGAAAGCTCGCTGAATTGAGTTCGTAG